ATCAATACAGAATATATAAAATTTCCAGGTAGGCAGGAACCTCAGGTTACAGGATGAAACAACTCCTTTCAGTTCCCAATATTCTCACCGGCTTTCGATTTGCCCTTATTCCGGTGCTGATACTTCTCTTTTCCATGCACCAGACGACCGGTATTGAACTTGCAAGTTTTGTGGTGTTTACTGTGGCAGCCCTGACCGATTTTGTCGATGGTTGGGTGGCCAGAAGGTATCATATTGAAACCGTGCTTGGCAAACTGATGGATCCCCTCGCCGATAAGGTTCTGGTGACAACTGCTCTGGTCATGCTTATTCCCCTGGGGAAAATTGCCGCCTGGGTCTCCTTGCTGATTATCTGTAGGGAGATTGTCGTAACGGGATTCCGTGGTCTTGCTGCTACCACCGGCAAGGTTGTTGCTGCCGGATCAATTGGTAAATTGAAGAGCAACTTTCAGTATTTCGGCCTGGGTTTTCTGATCTTTCCCCTCGGCGTACTTCCGGTGCCATACCAGCACCAGACAGGTACGGTTCTTATCTATATTTCCCTCGTCCTGGCCCTCTGGTCCGGAGGGGTTTACGCCTGGCATCTCCGGGATGTTTTCCTGGAAACCGCAAAATAGAAGTGATTGCCTCCCCCGTTTTTAATTCTCCTTGACGGTGCGGTAAAAAATACGGTATAAACAACTCCACGCCGGAGTGGTGAAACTGGTAGACGCACTGGACTCAAAATCCAGCGGGGGCAACTCCGTGTCGGTTCGACTCCGACCTCCGGCACCAGTAAAATACAAGGCTTTATCCCCGTAATAGTGGGGTAAAGCCTTTTTTGTTTCAGACCGTAAATGGGTAATGATGGTAAGATCAGGGATATTTTACCCGTCCTGCAGGTCTTCTGTGCACGGGTGATTAGGTGCTGCGGAAATAATCAACGAATCTACGGGGAATACGTTCGAATTCAAGTCGCAAAGAAAAATAAAAAGTGCAGTATATTAACCCACATTTCTCATGAACATTGTGTCAATTTTGAGAATAACTGTATAATACAAACAATTGGCCAACTCTCAGTGTTTGAGCAAAATTTACACAATGTTCACCCAAGGTCAGTTAGTTCATTCAGTATAAATTAAACTGTAACATTGTAATTTAATACGAAATAGATAGAAGAGTCTCATATTATTCAGCGGTGAAAAAGGTGGTACAGGGTAGGGCAACTCGGCAAGGAGAAGGTGTTTTGCTGCTGGATATAGATCAGCTGGGAACAGCATCTTTCCAGACAATCGTGCGGGAAGATCAGAAAATGAGAGATTTCTTCATTAAAGAAGGCTTCTAGCATTTTATTCTGTCAGATACAATCCTCTGGGAGTTTAATTAAGCTTCCAGTTCGGTAATATGCCTGGCAACATTTTTTCAAAATCGATAAAACATGGAAGCCGCTTTATGCTTTTTTATGGTATATGTTTCATTGATTTTATGTTGTTTTTTCCCACTACCACTATGCTGACTCGGGTTACAGCTGGATTATCCGGATTGGAAAGGAAGTTATGAGCAATCTATTCTTCGAACACCCCATTCTCAACTCGCCTTACGATTATCCCTCCAGGCATTGGGAGCTGGATGAACAGGGACAACCAACCCAGCAAATTATCAACCAGCGACGTAAAGCCGAATTTATAACCCCCATTCCCAAACCTAAAAAGCGGAAAGGCAAAGGGACACAGCAAAAACTTTTTGCAGATCATACTCTTACCAGTGATGGGCAGCAATATGATCCCACGTCCATCATCAACAAACTTCGTCAGGAAGTTGATGCATGGCGCGCTCTTCCAAATTCAAATGACTGGAAAGTAACTCCGGAGACGGTACGTCTTTTGAAACATTGGCGGCATCACAAATTCAGTGGTATTCGTCCGTTTTTTTGCCAGGTAGAAGCCATAGAAGTTGCAATATGGCTCATCGAAGTAGCCCCTCAACTTGGCAAGAGGGGAAAGTTCTTCCTTGATCATCTGGAGAGCGCCAATAACGATGCCAATCCGGAATTAATGCGGCTGGCATTAAAGCTGGCCACCGGTGCCGGAAAAACCACGGTCATGGCAATGCTTATTGCCTGGCAGACTATCAATGCCGTACGCAGGCGGAGAGCCAAAAAATTCACCCGTGGTTTTCTTGTGGTGGCTCCCGGGCTCACTATTCGTGATCGTCTTCGTGTCCTCCAGCCCAATGATCCAGGCAGTTACTACGCCAGCAGGGAACTGGTTCCCGGAGATATGCTGGCTGATCTGGAAAGAGCCAAGATTGTGGTCACCAATTATCACGCGTTCAAACTGCGAGAACGGGTCAAACTGGCTAAAGGTAATCGTTCTTTGCTGCAGGGGCGCGGAGAGGAACTCAATACTCAGGAAACTGAAGGTCAGATGCTGCAGAGGGTTATGCCCGACCTGATGGGTATGAAAAACATCATGGTCATCAATGATGAGGCCCATCACTGTTACCGGGAAAAGCCTGACGAAGATGATGTTGCTGTCTTGAAAGGGGATGACAGGAAAGAGGCACAAAAGAACAACGAAGCGGCCAGGCTGTGGATTACAGGCCTTGAGATAGTGGGCCGGAAAATTGGCATTCACCGGGTCATTGACCTGTCGGCCACTCCGTTTTTTCTCAGCGGCTCAGGTTATGCGGAAGGAACGCTTTTCCCTTGGGCCATGAGTGACTTTGCCCTCATGGATGCCATTGAATGCGGCATTGTCAAGTTACCCAGGGTGCCTGTGGCGCAAAACCTGCCCGGTGATGAAATGCCCATGTTCCGCAACCTGTGGGAACATATCAAAAAAGATATGCCCAAAAAGGGGCGCGGCAAGGCCAAGGATCTTGATCCGTTAAGCCTGCCTGTTCGCCTGCAGACAGCTCTTGAAGCTCTTTATGGACATTACAAGGAGACGTTTGCCTTATGGCAGACTGCCGGAGTGAAAGTCCCGCCCTGTTTTATTGTGGTCTGTAACAACACGTCCACCTCAAAACTTGCCTATGATTATATTGCCGGTTTTCATCGGTTGAATGAAGACGGCAGCAGCTCGTTTGTTCCGGGCCGAATGGAATTATTCCGTAACTATGATGAGCATGGCAACCAGCTGGCCCGACCCCGCACTCTGCTCATTGACAGCGAACAGCTTGAATCCGGTGACGCCCTGGATAAAAATTTCAGGGCCATGGCTGCTGCTGAAATTGAACGCTTTCGTTATGAGATGCGTCAACGTGGAGATCATAAGCAGGCAGAAAACATAACAGACCAGGACCTGCTGCGGGAAGTCATGAATACAGTTGGCAAGCCGGACAGCCTGGGTGGTTCCATCCGCTGTGTGGTCTCCGTCTCCATGCTGACCGAAGGCTGGGACGCCAACACTGTCACCCATGTCCTTGGAGTGCGGGCTTTTGGCACCCAGCTTCTCTGTGAACAGGTCATTGGTCGCGCTCTGCGCCGGCAGTCCTATGATTTGAATGAGCAAGGGTTGTTTAACGTGGAATATGCCGATGTATTGGGCATCCCTTTTGATTTTACCGCAAAACCAGTGGTGGCGCCGCCCCAACCGCCCAGGGAAACCATTCAAGTCAAAGCAGTAAAACCCCAGCGTGATCATCTGGAAATCCGCTTTCCCAGGGTTCAGGGATATAGGGTTGAGCTGTCTGAAGAACGTCTGAGCGCAAAATTTACCGACGATTCAATTTTAGAGCTGACCCCGGATCTGGTAGGTCCATCCATTACCAGGAATCAGGGTATTATCGGCGAAGGTGTGGAGCTCAGCCTGAAACACCTGGAAGATATGCGACGCTCCAGTCTCATTTTTCAGGTGACCAAACGCCTTTTGTACACCAAGTGGCGAGATCCTGGTGAAGAACCGAAGATGCACCTCTTTGGTCAACTCAAACGCATAACCAGACAATGGCTTGATACCTGTCTCATCTGCAAGGGAGCAACGTATCCGGCCCAGCTGATGTATCAGGAACTGGCGGATATGGCCTGTGAACGAATCACCGCAGCCATTACCCTGTCTCAGATTGGAGATAACCCGGTCAAGGCTGTGCTTGACCCGTATAACCCCACAGGAAGCACCAGCCATGTGAATTTCAATACTTCAAAAAAGGATCGCTGGGAGACCAGTTCCGAGAAATGCCATATCAACTGGATCATTCTGGACAGCGACTGGGAGGCGGAATTCTGCCGGGTTGCCGAGGCCCATCCCAAGGTGATTACTTACGTCAAAAACCATAATCTCGGCTTGGAAGTCCCCTATCGGTACGGTTCCGAGACCCGTACATATATTCCGGACTTTATCGTCCATGTGGATGACGGCCATAAAGACCCGCTGCAGCTGATTGTGGAGATCAAAGGCTATCGCCGGGAAGATGCCAAGGACAAAAAAATGACCATGGAGACCTACTGGATACCGGGAGTTAATAACCTGAAAAAATATGGCAGATGGAGTTTTGCCGAGTTTACGGAAGTGTATCAGATCGAGGTGGATTTTGAGGCAAAGGTCGAGACTGAGTTTAATAAAATGATAGAAAAAATATCAGAGCGGAAACCATAAATATGGCTATACAAATGAAAAGGATGTCTTCATGATCGTTGACCGACCGGAAGAATACCTGCGCAGTATCATCCGGGAACTGTGTAATCTGCCACATGAAACCGAGTGGGTTGAATTTAAACATAACAATGATAACCCGGAAGAAATAGGCGAATATATTTCCGCTCTTGCCAATTCAGCAGCACTGTTGGGTAAAGTCAACGCCTATGTGGTCTGGGGTGTCGATAATATCAGTCACGATTTGCTTGGCACCAGTTTTAAACCCGGAAACTGCAAAATTAGCAATGAAGAACTGGAAAACTGGCTCCTTCGTCTGCTTTCTCCGAAAATAAATTTCAGGTTTTATGAAGTAACCATAGATGACTTGCCTGTTGTTCTCCTTGAAATAGGCTCTGCCTTTCGGCATCCAGTTCGATTTCAATCCACGGAATTTATTCGGATTGGTTCATATAAAAAGAAACTGAAAGATCATCCTGAAAAAGAAAGGGAATTATGGCGTGTCTTTGACCAGACCCCTTTTGAACGTGAAATTGCAGCAGAAAATGTCACTGCAGAAAATGTTCTGCGTCTGCTTGATTATCCAGCCTATTTTGATCTGTTCCAGCTGCCTCTGCCGGAATCACGGGACGGTATTCTGGCAGCACTGCAAGCCGATGACCTTATAGAGCCGTGCACCAATTCCGCTCAATGGAATATCTTCAACCTTGGTGCAATCCTCTTTGCCAAAAAACTCGCTGATTTTTTCGGTCTGAAACGTAAGGCCGTGCGGGTCATTGTCTATAAAGGAGAGAACCGGGTGGAAACTCTGCGGGAACAGGAAGGAAGCAGAGGATATGCCGCAGGTTTTGAAGGCTTAATCGAGTTTATTCTTGCCCTTTTACCTGTCAACGAGGTCATTGGCCAGGCTCTGCGCCGGGAAGTCCCCATGTTCCCGGAACTCGCCATTCGAGAGCTGGTCGCCAACGCTGTCATCCATCAGGACTTTCATATTACCGGTACCGGGCCAATGGTGGAAATATTCAGCAGCCGTATGGAAATTACCAACCCCGGTCTTCCCCTTGTTACCACAGAACGTTTTTTAGACAGCCCGCCCAAATCACGTAATGAAGCCATGGCCTCACTTATGCGCCGCATCGGTGTTTGTGAAGAGCGCGGCAGTGGTATTGACAAGGTTGTTTTTGAGACAGAATTCTATCAGCTCCCGGCGCCGATATTTGAAACAACGGCTGAGCACACCCGCACGGTGTTATTTTCCCATAGAGAACTGAAAGAAATGGATAAGGCGGACAGGGTAAGAGCCTGCTATCTTCATGCCTGCCTCAGGTATGTGCAGCGGGATTTTTTGACCAATGCGACCCTGCGTGAACGATTCGGCATTGAAAGTAAAAACAGCGCCATGGCCTCACGGATCATAAAAGATGCCCTGCTGGCAGAACGTATTCGTTGTTACGATGATACTGTGGGCAGCAAGGCAAAGAAATACCTGCCTTGGTGGGCTTGAACAGCACTGCGGAATTTGTTTGACTGTTGTTTGATTATAATGGTGCTCAAATAATACATACTTCAAATAACATGATGAAAATACATAAAAAATAAATATTTAATTTGTTTGACTGTTGTGTGACAGCACGATCAAATCAGGAACCATAAATATGGCAAAACGGAAACCAAAGATAAAAAAACAGATCGATGCCCTGACCCATAGAGAGGACAAGCGGAAGAATATCCCCACTGCCGAATACCAGTCCGTGCTGCGGGATGAGGAAAAAAATCCAATCCGGGTAGCCTATGAGCGGCGTAATCGTGATCTTGATCCGCAGCTTGTCTGGCGGGGCAAGGATGAGCAGGACTGGTCTGATCTGGTGGTGCAGGCCCCGCCTCTCTATATTCAAGAGAAGGTGCATCCCAAGATTTTGATTGATGATCTGCGCAGTCAGACGGAAAACCGGGAAGGGGAAGGTCAGCCTCGGCAGCTGGATCTTTTTGGCGACTTCAATGGTATCCCGGATGAGGCCGCTAAGACAGAATTTTATCAGCATGATGCCAACTGGACGAATCGGATGATTTTGGGTGATTCGTTACAGGTCATGGCCTCGCTGGCTGAACGGGAAGGATTGCGGGGCAAGGTGCAGTGTATCTATCTTGATCCGCCCTATGGGATTAAATTTAACTCTAATTTTCAGTGGTCAACTACCAGTCGGGATGTCAAGGACGGCAATAAAAAGCATATCACCCGTGAGCCGGAGCAGGTTAAGGCATTTCGAGATACCTGGCGAGATGGAATTCATTCATATTTGACCTATCTCCGGGATCGGTTGACTGTGGCTCGGGATTTATTGACGGATAGTGGATCGATTTTTGTTCAGATTGGTGATGAGAATCTTGCGAAAGTGAGAAGTATATTAGACGAGATTTTCGGAGAGGATAATTTTGTAATTTCTATCCCATTCCAGAAAAAAGCGTACCAGGAAGCACTTTCATTAGCACCGGTCAACGACTATATATTGTGGGTTGCAAAATCCAAACAATTATTAAAATATCGACCGCTTTATATTCCAACACCATTTGAGGGTCATGTAGGAAAGTATACTCGGATTGAATCACAAGACTTAATAATTGATAAATCAAACAACAAAAACACAGGAGAAATTAGCTCTCTTTTAGATAAAGGTTGGCGTCTATTTCGAGAAGATTACCCTGTTGTTAGTCAAGATCCCCCGAAAAAGCCTCAGCCTTTTGATTATTGTGGTGTTACCTATAATCCACCACCAGGTAGACATTGGTCACAAAAATGGCCAGAAGGAATGCAACGACTTGCAATTGCTAATCGTCTACGTGGAACAGGAACTAGGTTATATGCCAGAGAGTACTGGACAGACTCAGCTATTGTTCCACGTAATAATTTATGGGTTCAATTAAAAGGTCCGGCACACCCTAACTATGTTGTAGAAACGGCAACGGAAGTAGTTAAGCGTTGCATCCTCATGTCCACCGACCCCGGCGACCTCATTCTCGACCCCACCTGCGGTTCCGGCACCACCGCCTATGTTGCTGAACAATGGGGGCGCCGCTGGATCACCATTGATACTTCGCGGGTTGCCCTAGCCCTGGCACGGGCCAGGATCATGGGCGCCCGCTATCCCTATTATTTGCTGGCCGACAGCCCGGAAGGGCAGAAGAAAGAGGCGGAAATAACCCGTACCATCCCGTCCGAATCCCCCACCTTCGGCAATATTCGACAGGGCTTTGTCTACCAGCGGGTACCGCACATCACCCTGAAGGCCATTGCCAATAACGCCGAGATCGACGTGATCTGGGATAATTTTCAGGAAACTCTGGAACCCCTGCGAAAACAACTCAACAAGGAACTGGATCAGGACTGGCAGGAATGGGAAATCCCCCGAGAGGCTGAAGAAGAGTGGTCAAGCAAAGCGAAACAACTCCATAAAAAATTCTGGCATTTGCGCATTAAACGGCAGCAGGAGATCGACGCCTCCATTGCCGCCAAAGCCGACTTTGAATACCTCTATGACAAGCCCTACGAAGACAGGAAAAAGGTCAGGGTGGCAGGCCCGTTTACTGTGGAATCCCTGTCCCCCCATCGGGTACTTGGGGTGGACGAAAATGATGAACTGATAGATCCTCTCAAATCCGATCAACAAGACACCGATCAGCAGGGTTTTGTCCGGATGATCCTGGATAACCTCAAAACCGCCGGTGTACAGCAGGCCCATAAGGAAGATAAAATAAATTTCAGCTCCATTACCCCCTGGCCCGGCGATTATATCTGTGCCGAAGGCCGTTATCTTGAGGGTGAAGAAGAATCAGGCCCGGAAAAGCGGGCCGCCATCTTCATCGGCCCGGAATTCGGCACCGTCTCCCGTCCCGACCTGGTGGCCGCGGCCCGGGAAGCAGGGGACGCGGGTTTTGACGCCCTCATCGCCTGCGCCTTCAACTACGACGCCCATTCCTCGGAGTTCAACAAACTGGGGCGCATCCCGGTTCTGAAAGCCCGGATGAATGCCGACCTGCACATGGCCGATGACCTGAAAAACACAGGCAAGGGCAACCTCTTTGTCATCTTCGGTGAGCCGGATATTGATATTCAGGAAATTGAAGACAATAAAATCCAGGTCAGGATCAACGGAGTGGATGTTTTTCACCCCAACACCGGCGAAGTCCGCAGTGATTCTGCCGACGGTATTGCCTGCTGGTTTATTGATACCGACTATAATGAGGAATCCTTTTTCGTCCGCCACGCCTATTTTCTTGGCGCCAATGACCCATACAAGGCATTGAAAACAACCCTCAAGGCGGAAATTGACAAAGAGGCCTGGGACACCCTGCACAGCGACATCTCCCGTCCCTTTGACAGACCGGAATCAAGCCGCATCGCCGTCAAGGTCATCAACCACCTCGGGGATGAGGTGATGAAAGTGTATTCTGTTTAACAGGAGAAAAAACCATGCCTGGAATGAATTTTAATACCACGAACAATACTTTTCGTCAGCTCATGGGAAATGGCCTTTTATACAGGGTGCCCCCTTTTCAACGTGATTATTCATGGTCAAACGATGAATGGGATGATCTCTGGCAGGATATCACTTCTCTTGGAACTGGTGATGCGGAATCCTCCCATTATATGGGATACCTGGTTTTGCAGTCTTCGGACAGTAAACGGTTTAATATTATTGACGGCCAACAGCGTATCACCACTCTCAGCATATTGGTCCTTGCCGCAATTGCTCTTTTGCAGGAATTGGCACAGGCTGATGAGACAAATCTGGATGATCAAAAACGGGCAGAACAATTACGTTCCAGTTATATCGGTTATCTGGATCCGGTCACTCTGATTCCCCAGGCAAAGCTCAGTCTCAACCGGCATAACGACCGTTTTTATCAAAACTATCTCGTTCCCCTTGAACGGTTACCGCAACGTGGATTGAACAGGTCAGAACATCTTTTGCGCAAAGCTTTCAACTGGTTCCGTGATCGTCTCAAAGCGGATATAGGGACAAAAGGTGAAGAAATAGTCAGATTTATTGACTCCATTGTTGATCTGATTTTTTTTACAGTCATCACTGTCACGGATGAATTGAATGCCTTTACCGTCTTTGAAACATTAAACGCCAGGGGAGTTCGCCTTTCTGCCACCGACCTTCTGAAAAATTATCTTTTTTCCGTTGTGAGCAAGGAAGGGGCCCATACAACAGAATTGCAAAATCTTGAAGAACGCTGGGAAGGTATTGTCGGGCTGCTGGGCAGTGAAAGTTTTCCGGAGTTCTTAAGAATATTCTGGAATAGTAGGCATAAACTGGTACGCAAATCACACCTGTTTAAAACTATCCGCAGGGCTATTGTTAAAAAAGGTGATGCCTTTTCATTGATTCGGGAACTGGATACCCATGCCCGAATTTATGCGGCACTTCGAAATCCTCAGGAAAGCTCCTGGAGCAGAAAAGAGCGTGATTATCTCAGGCAGTTACAAATGTTTAATGTCAGACAACCTCTTGCTTTGTTGCTTGCCGCCTATAATCGCCTGGGGGAAGAGAACCGTGAAGGGTTTACAAAAATTCTCAGAACAATAGCTGTTATATCCTTCCGCTATAATGTCATCTGTAATCATCCAAGCAATGAACAGGAAAAGATATACAATGCCATTGCGCAGAAGATATTTTCCGGAACCTTTGATTCGGCAGGGAACATTATTCCGGCTTTACAGCCGGTATATCCTGAAGACCGGATTTTTCGAACAGCTTTTAGTGAAAAGGAATTGCGAACGACCAACAGTCGAAACAAAAAAGTTGTCCGCTATATTCTTTTTGCCATTGAGCGTCATTGTTCTGGCAGCACCTTTGACTTTGAAAGTGCAACGTATAGCCTTGAACACATTTTGCCGGAACATCCAGAGAATGGCTGGGAGACATTTGATGACCAACTCCATTCCCGCTGCGTTTATCTTCTTGGCAACATGACCCTGCTTGCCACTGGAGAGAATCGGAATCTGGGAAATCAATCTTATCAGGAAAAAAGGACAATTTATTCGCTAAGCGAATTTCTTATCACCCAGGGAATCAGCAAACATTTTGATGAATGGACACCCGCCACTATCCGTTCACGGCAAAGCTGGATGGCAAAACAGGCCTGCTCAGTGTGGCATGTCTCATTTAGCTGAACAGAGGGAAAAACACATGGAATTTCGTATAGCCGACACATTTACCGACAGCCTGGCAAAACTGACAGGACGGGAGCAGAAAGCGGTGAAAACCACGGCCTTTGATTTACAGATGAATCCGGCCAATCCCGGCCTGAAATTTCATAGACTGGATAGGGTCAAAGACCCCAACTTCTGGTCAGTACGGGTTAATGCTGATATTCGTCTCATTGTCCACAAAACCTATTCCAGCCTGATGCTCTGTTACGTGGGGCACCATGATAAAGCCTACTCTTGGGCTGAGCGTCGTAAGCTGGAAACCCATCCTAAAACTGGTGCTGCTCAACTGGTTGAAGTCAGGGAATTGGTTAAAGAAATTATAGTTCCGAAATTTGTGGAAGAAGAACAGACTGCACCTGTCTCGCCGCCACTTTTCAGCAATGTCTCTGATGAAGAATTATTGAGCTATGGTGTGCCGGAGGAATGGCTGAATGATGTTCGGCTGGCAACTGAGGACTCTCTTCTTAACCTGGTGGAGCATTTGCCGGCTGAAGCGGCTGAGGCACTATTGGAACTTGCAGTGGGGGAGACACCGGCTATTCCGGAACTGGCCACCAGTCATGTTGATCCCTTCAATCACCCGGATGCCAGGCGGCGTTTCCGGGTGATGAGCAACGTCGATGAACTGGAACGTGCCCTTGAATACCCATGGGAGAAATGGACGGTCTTCCTTCATCCTGATCAGCGACAGATTGTTGAAAAGGAGTATAACGGGCCGGCTCGAGTTTCCGGTTCTGCTGGTACCGGCAAAACAATTGTTGCCCTGCACAGAGCCGTTTTTCTGGCTCGTAATCATCCGGATGCCAGGGTGTTGCTCACCACATTTTCAAACCCATTGGCCAATGCCTTGGAGACAAAACTGCGCCGTCTCATCAGCCATGAACCCAAGCTGGCTGAAAGGATAGATGTCCGGGACATAGCCACTATCGGCAAGCGGCTTTACGGGATGCACTGTGGGCCTGTCAACCTGGTATCGGAAGAAATGATGCAGGAGCTAATTGAGCAGGCTGGAAGTACGGTGACCGGGCATAAATTCAGTAATCAATTCTTATTGAGTGAATGGCGGGATGTTGTGGATGCCTGGCAACTTGGAAGCTGGGAGGATTATCGTGATGTTAAACGGTTGGGCCGAAAAACCAGGCTGCCGGAAAAGCAGCGGTGTGTCCTTTGGGAAATTTTTTCACATGTTCGTTCTGAATTGAAGAAGCACGGCTGGATAACATATGCCGGGATGTTCAACCGTGTGGCCAAGAAACTTAAGGGGAATAACAACCCTCCATTTGATTTTGTGGTGGTTGATGAGGCCCAGGATATCAGTGTGGCTCAGTTGCTTTTTATGGCGGCATTGGGTAGTGATCGCCTCAATGCTCTTTTTTTTGCCGGAGATCTTGGCCAGCGAATCTTTCAGCAGCCTTTTTCCTGGAAAGCATTGGGGGTAGATATTCGTGGTCGTTCCAGAACATTACGAGTCAACTATCGGACATCTCACCAGATCAGAATGCAGGCTGACCGCTTGTTGGCGCCTGAATTATCAGATGTGGATGGAAATTTGGAAAGAAGGGGTGGAACCGTTTCCGTATTTAATGGACCAAACCCGATTTTGAGAATACTCGATACTGAAAAAGATGAAATAAAGACAGTCGCCGACTGGTTGCGGGATTTGAAAAGCGATGGCATTCTCCCCGGTGAAATCGGGATTTTTGTCCGTTCGGAAAGAGAATTGGAGAGAGCAAGTGCAGCGGTTGAAGCGGCAGACTTGCCCTGCAAAATACTTGATGAAAAACTTGATATCAGGGGCGACGATATCTCTATCAGTACAATGCATCTGGCCAAGGGCCTTGAATTCCGAGTTGTTGTTGTCATGGCCTGTGACGATGAAGTCCTTCCCTCGCAGGAGCGCATAGAAACTGTTGCTGATGATGCGGATCTTGAAGAGGTTTATAATACGGAGCGACATTTGCTGTATG
The DNA window shown above is from Desulfomarina profundi and carries:
- the pgsA gene encoding CDP-diacylglycerol--glycerol-3-phosphate 3-phosphatidyltransferase, with protein sequence MKQLLSVPNILTGFRFALIPVLILLFSMHQTTGIELASFVVFTVAALTDFVDGWVARRYHIETVLGKLMDPLADKVLVTTALVMLIPLGKIAAWVSLLIICREIVVTGFRGLAATTGKVVAAGSIGKLKSNFQYFGLGFLIFPLGVLPVPYQHQTGTVLIYISLVLALWSGGVYAWHLRDVFLETAK
- a CDS encoding BPTD_3080 family restriction endonuclease is translated as MSNLFFEHPILNSPYDYPSRHWELDEQGQPTQQIINQRRKAEFITPIPKPKKRKGKGTQQKLFADHTLTSDGQQYDPTSIINKLRQEVDAWRALPNSNDWKVTPETVRLLKHWRHHKFSGIRPFFCQVEAIEVAIWLIEVAPQLGKRGKFFLDHLESANNDANPELMRLALKLATGAGKTTVMAMLIAWQTINAVRRRRAKKFTRGFLVVAPGLTIRDRLRVLQPNDPGSYYASRELVPGDMLADLERAKIVVTNYHAFKLRERVKLAKGNRSLLQGRGEELNTQETEGQMLQRVMPDLMGMKNIMVINDEAHHCYREKPDEDDVAVLKGDDRKEAQKNNEAARLWITGLEIVGRKIGIHRVIDLSATPFFLSGSGYAEGTLFPWAMSDFALMDAIECGIVKLPRVPVAQNLPGDEMPMFRNLWEHIKKDMPKKGRGKAKDLDPLSLPVRLQTALEALYGHYKETFALWQTAGVKVPPCFIVVCNNTSTSKLAYDYIAGFHRLNEDGSSSFVPGRMELFRNYDEHGNQLARPRTLLIDSEQLESGDALDKNFRAMAAAEIERFRYEMRQRGDHKQAENITDQDLLREVMNTVGKPDSLGGSIRCVVSVSMLTEGWDANTVTHVLGVRAFGTQLLCEQVIGRALRRQSYDLNEQGLFNVEYADVLGIPFDFTAKPVVAPPQPPRETIQVKAVKPQRDHLEIRFPRVQGYRVELSEERLSAKFTDDSILELTPDLVGPSITRNQGIIGEGVELSLKHLEDMRRSSLIFQVTKRLLYTKWRDPGEEPKMHLFGQLKRITRQWLDTCLICKGATYPAQLMYQELADMACERITAAITLSQIGDNPVKAVLDPYNPTGSTSHVNFNTSKKDRWETSSEKCHINWIILDSDWEAEFCRVAEAHPKVITYVKNHNLGLEVPYRYGSETRTYIPDFIVHVDDGHKDPLQLIVEIKGYRREDAKDKKMTMETYWIPGVNNLKKYGRWSFAEFTEVYQIEVDFEAKVETEFNKMIEKISERKP
- a CDS encoding ATP-binding protein, coding for MIVDRPEEYLRSIIRELCNLPHETEWVEFKHNNDNPEEIGEYISALANSAALLGKVNAYVVWGVDNISHDLLGTSFKPGNCKISNEELENWLLRLLSPKINFRFYEVTIDDLPVVLLEIGSAFRHPVRFQSTEFIRIGSYKKKLKDHPEKERELWRVFDQTPFEREIAAENVTAENVLRLLDYPAYFDLFQLPLPESRDGILAALQADDLIEPCTNSAQWNIFNLGAILFAKKLADFFGLKRKAVRVIVYKGENRVETLREQEGSRGYAAGFEGLIEFILALLPVNEVIGQALRREVPMFPELAIRELVANAVIHQDFHITGTGPMVEIFSSRMEITNPGLPLVTTERFLDSPPKSRNEAMASLMRRIGVCEERGSGIDKVVFETEFYQLPAPIFETTAEHTRTVLFSHRELKEMDKADRVRACYLHACLRYVQRDFLTNATLRERFGIESKNSAMASRIIKDALLAERIRCYDDTVGSKAKKYLPWWA
- a CDS encoding site-specific DNA-methyltransferase, whose protein sequence is MAKRKPKIKKQIDALTHREDKRKNIPTAEYQSVLRDEEKNPIRVAYERRNRDLDPQLVWRGKDEQDWSDLVVQAPPLYIQEKVHPKILIDDLRSQTENREGEGQPRQLDLFGDFNGIPDEAAKTEFYQHDANWTNRMILGDSLQVMASLAEREGLRGKVQCIYLDPPYGIKFNSNFQWSTTSRDVKDGNKKHITREPEQVKAFRDTWRDGIHSYLTYLRDRLTVARDLLTDSGSIFVQIGDENLAKVRSILDEIFGEDNFVISIPFQKKAYQEALSLAPVNDYILWVAKSKQLLKYRPLYIPTPFEGHVGKYTRIESQDLIIDKSNNKNTGEISSLLDKGWRLFREDYPVVSQDPPKKPQPFDYCGVTYNPPPGRHWSQKWPEGMQRLAIANRLRGTGTRLYAREYWTDSAIVPRNNLWVQLKGPAHPNYVVETATEVVKRCILMSTDPGDLILDPTCGSGTTAYVAEQWGRRWITIDTSRVALALARARIMGARYPYYLLADSPEGQKKEAEITRTIPSESPTFGNIRQGFVYQRVPHITLKAIANNAEIDVIWDNFQETLEPLRKQLNKELDQDWQEWEIPREAEEEWSSKAKQLHKKFWHLRIKRQQEIDASIAAKADFEYLYDKPYEDRKKVRVAGPFTVESLSPHRVLGVDENDELIDPLKSDQQDTDQQGFVRMILDNLKTAGVQQAHKEDKINFSSITPWPGDYICAEGRYLEGEEESGPEKRAAIFIGPEFGTVSRPDLVAAAREAGDAGFDALIACAFNYDAHSSEFNKLGRIPVLKARMNADLHMADDLKNTGKGNLFVIFGEPDIDIQEIEDNKIQVRINGVDVFHPNTGEVRSDSADGIACWFIDTDYNEESFFVRHAYFLGANDPYKALKTTLKAEIDKEAWDTLHSDISRPFDRPESSRIAVKVINHLGDEVMKVYSV